A genomic window from Sphingobacterium sp. BN32 includes:
- a CDS encoding retropepsin-like aspartic protease — MYKIPFEVIGLQADGFHIITQMTIYDKTFKIVIDTGASKTVLDKQTLLSSGLAEDNFQNTDILSTGLGTNTMESFMLSIPEMKLHNWSVRNFTVAVLDLSSINYAYTQIGIDPVIGVLGGDILKAYGAIIDYKKNELRLNQRKLALNKRR; from the coding sequence ATGTATAAAATCCCATTTGAAGTCATCGGCCTACAAGCCGATGGCTTTCATATTATAACCCAAATGACGATCTACGATAAGACATTTAAGATTGTTATCGACACGGGTGCTTCAAAGACTGTATTGGACAAACAAACGCTATTAAGTTCGGGCTTAGCTGAAGATAATTTTCAAAACACGGACATTCTATCTACTGGATTAGGCACCAATACCATGGAAAGCTTTATGCTTAGTATTCCGGAAATGAAACTTCATAATTGGTCGGTGAGGAATTTCACAGTTGCCGTTCTGGATTTGAGCTCAATCAATTATGCTTATACGCAAATTGGAATAGATCCTGTAATAGGTGTTTTGGGAGGAGATATTTTAAAAGCCTATGGAGCAATTATCGATTATAAGAAAAATGAGCTCCGGCTAAAT